A window from Cryobacterium sp. PAMC25264 encodes these proteins:
- a CDS encoding glycoside hydrolase family 1 protein, which translates to MLTFPQGFLWGAATAAHQIEGNNVNSNWWPKEHAEGTTMVEPSGDAADSFHRYREDIQLLADLGLNSYRFSIEWARIEPERGFTSRSAVDHYRRMVDTCHEFGIEPIVTLMHFTVPRWFENDGFWRAKDAADLFARYTELALPVVAEGVNYVCTINEPNIAAMLAGGEDAANLVAHGLPDPDLQVADALLLSHQRSREVLSQVSGLKTGWTIATQAFVAVEEEGAAEKLVEYGHPREDWYLENVKGDDFVGVQAYTRTFIGPEGPRPVAENVETTLTGWEFFPPAAGIGVRAAWELTDHVPVMVTENGIATADDSRRIAYTQGALEGLHACIEDCIDLLGYLHWSALDNYEWASGFTPTFGLIAWDKQTFARTPKPSASWLGEVARRNGLESSVAPAA; encoded by the coding sequence ATGCTCACTTTCCCCCAAGGCTTCCTGTGGGGCGCCGCCACCGCCGCCCACCAGATCGAGGGCAACAACGTCAACAGCAACTGGTGGCCCAAGGAGCACGCCGAGGGTACGACCATGGTCGAACCCTCCGGTGACGCCGCCGACAGCTTCCACCGCTACCGCGAAGACATCCAACTGCTCGCCGACCTGGGCCTGAACTCCTACCGGTTCAGCATCGAGTGGGCCCGCATCGAGCCCGAGCGCGGCTTCACCTCCCGTTCGGCCGTTGACCACTACCGCCGCATGGTCGACACCTGTCACGAGTTCGGCATCGAGCCGATCGTGACCCTGATGCACTTCACGGTGCCGCGCTGGTTCGAGAACGACGGGTTCTGGCGGGCGAAGGATGCCGCCGACCTGTTCGCGCGCTACACCGAGCTGGCCCTGCCCGTCGTGGCCGAGGGCGTCAACTACGTGTGCACCATCAACGAGCCCAACATTGCCGCCATGCTCGCCGGTGGAGAAGACGCCGCCAACCTCGTGGCGCACGGCCTGCCCGACCCCGACCTGCAGGTGGCGGACGCGTTGTTGCTCTCGCACCAGCGCTCCCGCGAGGTGCTCTCGCAGGTGAGCGGGCTCAAGACCGGCTGGACCATCGCCACCCAGGCCTTCGTGGCCGTGGAGGAGGAAGGCGCGGCCGAGAAGCTCGTGGAGTACGGCCACCCGCGCGAGGACTGGTACCTGGAGAACGTGAAGGGTGACGACTTCGTGGGCGTGCAGGCCTACACCCGCACCTTCATCGGTCCGGAGGGCCCTCGTCCGGTCGCCGAGAACGTGGAGACCACCCTCACTGGCTGGGAATTCTTCCCGCCGGCCGCCGGCATCGGCGTGCGTGCCGCCTGGGAGCTCACCGACCACGTGCCCGTCATGGTCACCGAGAACGGCATCGCCACCGCGGATGACAGCCGCCGCATCGCCTACACGCAGGGCGCCCTCGAGGGCCTGCACGCCTGCATCGAGGACTGCATCGACCTGCTCGGCTACCTGCACTGGTCGGCGCTGGACAACTACGAGTGGGCCTCGGGCTTCACGCCCACCTTCGGCCTGATCGCCTGGGACAAGCAGACGTTCGCGCGCACCCCCAAGCCCAGCGCGAGCTGGCTCGGTGAGGTCGCCCGCCGCAACGGCCTGGAGTCCTCGGTCGCCCCCGCGGCCTAG
- a CDS encoding ABC transporter permease, with product MTSTTAAPRGAESLAPAGLSPTDAAASPSPLLRGSVFVARKLGLFALTLWAAVTVNFLLPRLMPGTPADAALAKLAQNGPVTEATKAAIEAQLGVPTGNILEQYVAYLHQVVTLDFGISYTFYPQSVGELVSAALPYTLVLVGLVTVVAFILGTLLGVLAAWKRGTWLDSVPTLVGSFMSAFPYFWTALLLLFFAGYVLRLFPTSGAYGPTASPNLSFEFLGDALYHGVLPALTILITSLGGWILGMRNTMISTLGDDYVTFAEANGLKPRTIALRYAARNAILPNLTSFGLALGGVVGGSILVEQVFGYPGIGYLLFNAVTNQDYPLMQALFLMITVSVLIANFLVDILYGVLDPRTRR from the coding sequence ATGACTAGCACCACGGCGGCGCCACGCGGCGCCGAGAGCCTCGCCCCGGCGGGTCTGAGTCCCACGGATGCGGCGGCTTCGCCCAGCCCGCTCCTCCGCGGCAGCGTGTTCGTCGCACGCAAGCTCGGCCTGTTCGCCCTCACCCTGTGGGCGGCCGTCACGGTCAACTTCCTGCTGCCGCGGCTGATGCCCGGCACGCCGGCGGATGCCGCGCTGGCCAAGCTCGCGCAGAACGGCCCCGTGACCGAGGCCACCAAGGCCGCCATCGAGGCGCAGCTCGGCGTGCCCACCGGCAACATCCTCGAACAGTACGTGGCCTACCTACACCAGGTGGTGACGCTGGACTTCGGCATTTCGTACACCTTCTACCCGCAGAGCGTGGGCGAACTGGTCTCGGCCGCGCTGCCCTACACGCTCGTGCTGGTGGGCCTGGTCACCGTGGTCGCCTTCATTCTCGGCACCCTGCTCGGCGTGCTCGCGGCCTGGAAGCGCGGCACCTGGCTCGACAGCGTACCCACCCTGGTGGGCTCGTTCATGAGCGCCTTCCCGTACTTCTGGACGGCCCTGCTGCTGCTCTTCTTCGCCGGCTACGTGCTGCGGCTCTTCCCCACCTCCGGGGCCTACGGTCCCACGGCCTCGCCGAACCTCTCGTTCGAGTTCCTCGGGGATGCGCTCTACCACGGGGTGCTGCCGGCACTCACGATCCTGATCACCTCGCTCGGTGGCTGGATCCTGGGCATGCGCAACACCATGATCTCCACCCTGGGCGACGACTACGTCACCTTCGCGGAGGCGAACGGGCTCAAACCCCGCACCATCGCCCTGCGCTACGCCGCCCGCAACGCCATCCTGCCCAACCTCACCTCGTTCGGCCTGGCCCTCGGCGGTGTCGTCGGCGGCTCGATCCTGGTGGAACAGGTCTTCGGCTACCCGGGCATCGGCTACCTGCTCTTCAACGCCGTCACCAACCAGGACTACCCGTTGATGCAGGCACTCTTCCTGATGATCACCGTGAGCGTGCTCATCGCCAACTTCCTCGTCGACATTTTGTACGGCGTGCTGGACCCGAGGACCCGACGATGA
- a CDS encoding ABC transporter ATP-binding protein: MTPTPFSQNPPAANTTLLEVHDLSVHYGYGENATKAVQNVSFRLAHGEFVGLVGESGSGKSTLGFALTGLSKPPAHIEKGRILFGGKDIASLDAEQLREQRHGGIAMVLQSGMNALNPVRSIRNHFVDIFRAHGHVDRSRWTDRATELIGKVELTPQVLDRFPGELSGGMRQRVSIALALSLEPELMVFDEPTTALDVLVQHAVMNTIIELQKSENFTAILISHDLGIVLESAQRVMVMHEGRIVEDAPARQILENPQAPYTRMLLSHYADPRAEIVELPGFADRQQRNAQGAERAEGATHAPTVSPRTRRTDQHAMVVENVSKIYPAPRRGEAPVRAVDNVSFTLEPGAALALVGASGSGKSTIAKLITAVEKPTSGSIRFGDLDVGELNRRHFRRLHRDVQMVFQDPYSALNPLHTVEYALTRPVINFTGLTGTDARRRVLELLDIVGLSSVEEFAAKLPHQLSGGQRQRVVIARALASDPQVIIADEPVSMLDVSLRAGVLALLEDLREQWGVSLLYITHDLLSARVVTDNIMVLNGGQVVERGVTADVLQNPQDDYTIRLLDAIPNPRKVVA; encoded by the coding sequence ATGACCCCGACACCGTTCAGCCAGAACCCGCCCGCCGCCAACACCACCCTGCTCGAGGTGCACGACCTGTCGGTGCATTACGGCTACGGCGAGAACGCCACCAAGGCCGTGCAGAACGTCTCCTTCCGGCTGGCCCACGGCGAGTTCGTCGGCCTGGTGGGGGAGTCCGGCTCGGGCAAATCCACCCTCGGCTTCGCCCTCACGGGCCTCTCCAAGCCGCCGGCGCACATCGAGAAGGGCCGCATCCTCTTCGGCGGCAAGGACATCGCCAGCCTCGACGCCGAGCAGCTGCGCGAGCAACGTCACGGCGGCATCGCCATGGTGCTGCAGTCGGGCATGAACGCGCTCAACCCGGTGCGCAGCATCCGCAACCACTTCGTCGACATCTTCCGCGCCCACGGGCACGTCGACCGCTCACGCTGGACGGACCGGGCCACCGAGCTGATCGGTAAGGTCGAACTAACCCCGCAGGTGCTCGACAGGTTCCCGGGCGAGCTCTCCGGCGGCATGCGGCAGCGGGTCTCCATCGCGCTCGCGCTCTCCCTCGAACCCGAGCTGATGGTCTTCGACGAGCCCACCACGGCCCTGGACGTGCTGGTGCAGCACGCCGTGATGAACACCATCATCGAACTGCAGAAGAGCGAGAACTTCACGGCCATCCTGATCAGCCACGACCTGGGCATCGTGCTCGAATCCGCCCAACGGGTGATGGTCATGCACGAGGGCCGCATCGTCGAGGATGCGCCGGCCCGGCAGATCCTGGAGAACCCGCAGGCCCCGTACACCCGGATGCTGCTCTCGCACTACGCCGACCCGCGCGCCGAGATCGTGGAGTTGCCCGGTTTCGCCGACCGGCAGCAGCGGAATGCGCAGGGTGCTGAGCGGGCAGAGGGCGCGACCCACGCGCCCACGGTCTCACCGCGCACCCGGCGCACCGACCAGCACGCCATGGTCGTCGAGAACGTCTCGAAGATCTACCCCGCCCCGCGCCGCGGCGAGGCCCCCGTGCGCGCCGTGGACAACGTGTCCTTCACCCTTGAGCCCGGCGCCGCACTGGCCCTGGTCGGGGCCTCCGGCTCGGGCAAGTCCACGATCGCCAAGCTCATCACGGCGGTCGAGAAGCCCACCAGCGGCAGCATCCGCTTCGGCGACCTCGACGTGGGAGAGCTGAACCGCCGCCACTTCCGCCGGCTGCACCGCGACGTGCAGATGGTCTTCCAGGACCCGTACTCTGCGCTCAACCCGCTGCACACCGTGGAATACGCGCTGACCCGCCCGGTGATCAACTTCACCGGCCTGACCGGCACCGACGCCCGCCGCCGGGTGCTCGAACTGCTCGACATCGTGGGGCTGAGTTCCGTGGAGGAATTCGCGGCCAAGCTGCCGCACCAGCTCTCCGGCGGGCAGCGCCAGCGCGTCGTGATCGCCCGCGCGCTGGCCAGCGACCCGCAGGTCATCATCGCCGACGAGCCGGTGTCGATGCTCGACGTGTCGCTGCGTGCCGGCGTGCTGGCCCTGCTCGAAGACCTGCGCGAACAGTGGGGGGTGAGCCTGCTCTACATCACCCACGACCTGCTCAGCGCCCGGGTGGTCACCGATAACATCATGGTGCTCAACGGGGGGCAGGTGGTGGAGCGCGGCGTCACCGCCGATGTGCTGCAGAACCCGCAAGACGACTACACGATCCGGCTGCTGGACGCGATTCCGAACCCGCGCAAGGTCGTCGCGTGA
- a CDS encoding DUF2975 domain-containing protein, with protein sequence MSRSVLGALRALLIVLFAGSLAAQAGSGLIAGAVARGPLAVVVITLIVAGALCVEVVLLSVWMLVAMIRQETLFDDRGHADRWVDAAIGALMAAAVVSAGGAVALVVQAAEPGAWGLALLAVAACGASAALALLVVVMRRLLHTAISLRSELAEVI encoded by the coding sequence ATGTCTCGTTCGGTACTCGGCGCGCTCCGCGCTCTTTTGATCGTGCTGTTCGCCGGGTCGCTGGCCGCGCAGGCCGGCTCCGGGCTCATCGCCGGCGCCGTGGCGCGCGGCCCTCTCGCAGTCGTCGTCATCACCCTCATCGTGGCGGGAGCCCTCTGCGTCGAGGTGGTTCTGCTGAGTGTGTGGATGCTCGTGGCGATGATCCGCCAGGAGACCCTGTTCGATGATCGCGGGCACGCCGACCGATGGGTCGACGCCGCCATCGGCGCGCTGATGGCCGCAGCGGTGGTCTCGGCCGGGGGAGCGGTCGCCCTGGTCGTGCAGGCCGCCGAGCCCGGTGCCTGGGGCCTGGCTCTTCTGGCGGTTGCCGCCTGCGGGGCGAGCGCCGCCCTCGCCCTGCTCGTGGTGGTGATGCGCCGACTGCTGCACACCGCCATCAGCTTGCGGAGCGAACTCGCCGAGGTCATTTGA
- a CDS encoding ferritin-like domain-containing protein, translating to MNQNEAPSSPGFDAWISYFKANLARHDRLDALIPWDSVSTLPAPHIALIARSLQRFELGESGDGTGLLSKARRRHDREYDAALRLFVAEEQKHSALFGAALSRFGAERLTAHWSDGIFVVLRRMMGLRTEVALFLIVETVAMEYFVALKHCADPVVQGVARRILTDEVEHVRFQIDQLRMGFASTPRPARVLAASLAWVLAVGTATALAIDHGPAMRVCGLNPVTFWHRALRHFGRALPLAFRLNRDETPFGPSMDPSAERLGRVGRVPARV from the coding sequence ATGAATCAGAACGAGGCACCGTCCAGCCCGGGTTTCGACGCCTGGATCAGCTACTTCAAAGCAAATCTCGCCCGGCATGACCGGCTTGACGCGCTGATCCCGTGGGATTCGGTCTCCACCCTCCCCGCACCGCACATCGCCCTGATCGCCCGGTCGCTGCAACGCTTCGAGCTGGGCGAGAGCGGCGATGGAACCGGCCTGCTGTCGAAGGCGCGCCGCCGCCACGATCGCGAGTACGACGCGGCACTGCGGCTCTTCGTTGCCGAGGAGCAGAAGCACTCGGCCCTCTTCGGGGCCGCCCTGTCGCGGTTCGGCGCCGAACGACTGACGGCGCACTGGTCCGACGGCATCTTCGTTGTGCTCCGCCGCATGATGGGCCTCCGCACAGAGGTTGCGCTGTTCCTCATCGTCGAGACCGTGGCGATGGAGTACTTCGTCGCGCTGAAGCACTGTGCCGACCCCGTCGTGCAGGGGGTGGCGCGGCGCATCCTCACCGACGAGGTTGAGCACGTGCGGTTTCAGATCGATCAGCTCAGGATGGGCTTCGCGTCCACTCCCCGCCCGGCTCGGGTGTTGGCCGCGTCGCTGGCCTGGGTGCTCGCGGTGGGCACCGCGACGGCACTGGCGATCGACCACGGCCCGGCCATGCGTGTCTGCGGCCTCAACCCGGTGACCTTCTGGCACCGGGCGCTGCGGCACTTCGGGCGGGCTCTGCCGCTGGCGTTCCGGCTGAACCGCGACGAGACGCCCTTCGGCCCGAGCATGGACCCCAGCGCCGAGCGTCTGGGCCGGGTGGGGCGGGTACCGGCGCGGGTGTAG
- a CDS encoding ABC transporter permease, whose amino-acid sequence MWSNGKARIGLVMLAVFILLAIFAPLIAPYGARETGFERSADGSAAHWLGTTAAGEDVLSQLLYGAQISIFVGLVAGLLSTIIAVLIGLSWGYVRGFGADVINFVVNLFLVIPGLPLMIVIAAYLSGGGIGMIIVVVVITGWAWGARVLRSQTQSLRSRDFVTAAVFSGERPFRIVFREILPNMTSLIVGNFFGAATAAILAEAGLEFLGLGDSTVVSWGTMLFWAQNSNALLTGQWALLFAPGLCIALLATSLTLINFGVDGISNPRLREGTKK is encoded by the coding sequence GTGTGGAGCAACGGCAAGGCCCGCATCGGCCTCGTCATGCTCGCCGTGTTCATCCTCCTGGCGATCTTCGCGCCGCTGATCGCCCCATACGGAGCCAGGGAGACCGGCTTCGAGCGGAGCGCCGACGGCAGTGCAGCGCACTGGCTCGGCACCACCGCGGCCGGTGAAGATGTGCTCTCGCAGCTTCTCTACGGCGCCCAGATCAGTATCTTCGTCGGGCTCGTCGCTGGCCTCCTCTCCACGATCATCGCCGTGCTGATCGGCCTCAGCTGGGGCTACGTGCGCGGGTTCGGTGCCGACGTGATCAACTTCGTCGTCAACCTGTTCCTCGTCATCCCCGGCCTGCCGCTCATGATCGTCATCGCCGCGTACCTCTCCGGGGGTGGCATCGGCATGATCATCGTGGTCGTCGTGATCACCGGCTGGGCCTGGGGCGCCCGGGTGCTACGCAGCCAGACCCAGTCCCTGCGCTCCCGCGACTTCGTCACGGCCGCCGTGTTCAGCGGCGAACGGCCCTTCCGCATTGTTTTCCGCGAGATCCTGCCGAACATGACCTCGCTCATCGTGGGTAACTTCTTCGGTGCCGCCACCGCGGCGATCCTCGCCGAAGCCGGCCTGGAGTTCCTCGGCCTCGGTGACTCCACCGTGGTGAGCTGGGGAACCATGCTCTTCTGGGCGCAGAACTCCAACGCCCTGCTCACCGGGCAGTGGGCGCTCCTGTTCGCCCCCGGCCTCTGCATCGCGCTGCTGGCCACCTCCCTCACCCTGATCAACTTCGGCGTCGACGGCATCAGCAATCCCCGCCTCCGGGAAGGAACCAAGAAATGA
- a CDS encoding alpha/beta fold hydrolase: MTAAFGGLALAPELEHFSIDTAAGPLTAFRVPPQGPSRGVALLVPGFTGSKEDFRLLLPLIAQHGWEVVSYSQRGQADSAAPVGIENYRLDDFAADAVTVAREIGRGGPVHLVGHSLGGLVARAALLQSVSRQNGPALFTDLTMLCSGPGGRAGAHEAEAELVAEHGTLAIWALDHPAGSALTADDEFVRDRLIASSVDNILGGIRILQSTPDSTEAVRATGVPTLVAHGDTDDAWPIPSQKLMAEQLGAVYRVIPQAGHLPNLDNPGFAAVMLDAFWASTS; encoded by the coding sequence GTGACGGCCGCGTTCGGCGGCCTGGCCCTGGCCCCGGAGCTCGAGCACTTCAGCATCGACACCGCGGCCGGCCCGCTCACGGCGTTCCGGGTGCCGCCGCAGGGTCCTAGCCGTGGCGTGGCCCTGCTGGTGCCGGGCTTCACCGGGTCCAAGGAGGACTTCCGGCTGCTGCTGCCGCTGATCGCTCAGCACGGCTGGGAGGTCGTGAGCTACAGCCAGCGCGGCCAGGCCGACTCGGCCGCGCCCGTTGGCATCGAGAACTACCGTCTTGACGACTTCGCGGCGGATGCCGTCACCGTCGCCCGCGAGATCGGCCGGGGTGGCCCGGTGCACCTGGTCGGCCACAGCCTGGGTGGCCTCGTCGCCCGGGCCGCACTCCTTCAAAGTGTTTCCCGGCAGAACGGGCCGGCGCTGTTCACCGACCTCACCATGCTCTGCTCCGGCCCCGGCGGCCGGGCGGGGGCGCACGAGGCCGAGGCCGAGTTGGTGGCCGAACACGGCACCCTGGCCATCTGGGCGCTCGACCACCCAGCGGGCAGCGCGCTCACCGCCGACGACGAGTTCGTGCGCGATCGCCTGATCGCCTCCTCGGTCGACAACATCCTCGGCGGCATCCGCATCCTTCAGTCCACGCCGGACTCCACCGAGGCCGTGCGCGCCACCGGGGTGCCCACCCTCGTCGCCCACGGCGACACCGACGACGCCTGGCCCATCCCGTCGCAGAAGCTCATGGCCGAGCAGCTCGGCGCCGTGTATCGGGTGATCCCGCAGGCCGGGCACCTGCCCAACCTCGACAACCCGGGCTTCGCGGCCGTGATGCTCGACGCGTTCTGGGCATCCACCAGCTGA